Proteins encoded together in one Campylobacter concisus window:
- a CDS encoding ATP-binding protein codes for MKYLLDFLNQDLKKSKIYELIKCGDEEGEILKYLSKAYVQGTANMSVFELLGAVFGTQNDKQLLYLKFIKNLLDSGWIVQNYSLFKIPESTQRASAQGLLSLLHSEISLSATFLKILEDGNADINLPELTPYEDHLEYLKDQFLKVELYSKAAIFENSSSDAKKRINEQISELTKRINERVKLSKISLKIEQIFKENSLDEKEQIIFLALLKEEYAGDFENGRDLNTLVGLISKDELERIKNRTLLEDGSRLIESALIDYDEVLNAYGNVSKSFFINEEILQSIMHPKNDKNSKKIKIESLVKEQEIFELIEPVTSLEDVVLNEKTKQLLSTILKQVDKKVLARLSSWGIKTRKNIDAKIIFYGEPGTGKTMSAVGLAKSLKKQILSFDCSKILSKYVGESEQNVRKIFDTYKEICKKSGSEPVLLLNEADQFLSTRVESSSGAEKMHNQMQNIFLEQIERFEGVLIATTNFLQSLDVAFSRRFDYKIEFKKPDFNGRLAIWRKILPENASFEDGFSVERLAEFNLSGAQIVLALKNTALKVAIKDDGIFTFEDFKTTIERELNSSFGEDKKMGFGS; via the coding sequence GTGAAATACTTGCTTGATTTTTTAAACCAGGACCTCAAAAAAAGCAAAATTTACGAGCTGATAAAGTGTGGCGATGAAGAGGGAGAAATTTTAAAATATCTAAGTAAAGCTTATGTGCAAGGAACGGCTAATATGAGCGTTTTTGAGCTACTTGGAGCAGTCTTTGGCACACAAAATGATAAGCAGCTTTTGTATCTAAAATTTATAAAAAATTTGCTTGATAGCGGTTGGATTGTACAAAATTATAGTCTTTTTAAAATACCTGAGAGCACGCAAAGGGCTTCAGCTCAAGGGCTTCTTTCGTTGCTTCATTCTGAAATTTCTCTATCAGCCACATTTTTAAAAATTCTTGAAGATGGCAACGCTGATATAAATTTGCCAGAGCTTACGCCATATGAAGATCATTTGGAGTATTTAAAAGATCAGTTTTTAAAGGTGGAGCTTTACTCAAAGGCTGCCATTTTTGAAAACAGCTCAAGTGATGCCAAAAAGCGGATAAATGAGCAAATTTCTGAGCTTACAAAGCGAATCAATGAGCGTGTAAAACTAAGCAAGATCAGCCTAAAGATAGAGCAAATTTTTAAAGAAAACTCACTTGACGAAAAAGAGCAGATCATATTTTTAGCCCTTTTAAAAGAGGAGTACGCGGGCGACTTTGAAAATGGTCGCGACCTAAACACGCTAGTTGGGCTAATAAGCAAAGATGAGCTTGAACGCATCAAAAATCGTACTCTTTTAGAGGATGGCTCAAGGCTCATCGAGAGCGCACTCATTGACTACGACGAGGTTTTAAACGCTTATGGCAATGTAAGCAAGAGCTTTTTTATAAATGAAGAAATTTTGCAAAGCATAATGCACCCAAAAAATGACAAAAATAGCAAGAAAATCAAGATCGAAAGCCTGGTAAAAGAGCAAGAAATTTTTGAGCTCATTGAGCCAGTAACGAGCCTAGAAGACGTCGTGCTAAACGAAAAGACAAAGCAGCTTTTAAGCACGATACTAAAGCAAGTCGATAAAAAAGTGCTCGCTAGACTTAGTAGCTGGGGCATAAAAACTAGAAAAAACATAGACGCCAAGATTATCTTTTACGGTGAGCCTGGCACTGGTAAAACCATGAGCGCCGTTGGGCTTGCAAAAAGCCTAAAGAAGCAAATTTTAAGCTTTGACTGCTCAAAAATTTTAAGCAAATATGTCGGCGAGAGCGAGCAAAATGTAAGGAAAATTTTTGATACTTACAAAGAAATTTGCAAAAAAAGTGGCAGCGAGCCGGTGCTCTTGCTAAACGAGGCCGATCAGTTTTTAAGCACGAGAGTGGAGAGCTCGAGCGGGGCTGAAAAGATGCATAATCAAATGCAAAATATCTTCTTAGAGCAGATCGAGCGTTTTGAAGGCGTGCTGATCGCCACGACAAATTTCTTGCAAAGCCTTGATGTGGCGTTTTCTAGAAGGTTTGATTATAAGATCGAGTTTAAAAAGCCTGATTTTAACGGCAGGCTTGCCATTTGGCGTAAAATTTTGCCTGAAAATGCGAGCTTTGAAGATGGCTTTAGCGTAGAAAGACTGGCTGAGTTTAACCTAAGTGGCGCGCAGATCGTCCTTGCACTAAAAAATACCGCTTTGAAAGTCGCTATAAAAGATGATGGGATCTTTACCTTTGAGGACTTTAAAACCACGATAGAGCGCGAGCTAAACTCTAGCTTTGGTGAGGATAAAAAGATGGGATTTGGCTCTTAA
- the fliI gene encoding flagellar protein export ATPase FliI codes for MNLKLKEGVKLSNTFGIITKITATTIEITGLRPSIGDIVRIVAKDKSKNGLGMVTQIKTDGAYISPFGFVEGFRIGDFVYESDQGMSIPVGPNLLGRVVDPFMKPIDGKGAIETTEYMPIMRAPIDAMKRGLINEPFSVGIKTIDGLLTCGKGQKLGIFAGSGVGKSTLMGMIVKNTLAPIKVVALIGERGREVPEFIEKNLGGDLEGTVIIVATSDDSSLMRKYGAFCAMSVAEYFKQQGNDVLFIMDSVTRFAMAQREIGLALGEPPTSKGYPPSSLTLLPQLMERAGKEEGKGSITAFFTVLVEGDDMSDPIADQSRSILDGHIVLSRELTDFGIYPPINIQNSASRVMGDVISKEHKLNAMKFKRLYSLLKENEVLLRIGAYQKGSDKELDLAISKKEFMESFLKQSSEEAFALEEVEELLDKINQ; via the coding sequence ATAAATTTAAAGCTTAAGGAGGGTGTGAAACTCTCAAACACCTTTGGCATCATAACTAAAATCACAGCTACAACTATCGAGATCACTGGACTTCGTCCAAGCATCGGAGACATCGTGCGTATAGTTGCAAAAGATAAGAGCAAAAATGGTCTTGGCATGGTTACACAAATAAAGACAGATGGCGCTTATATCAGTCCATTTGGCTTTGTCGAGGGCTTTAGGATAGGTGACTTTGTCTATGAGAGCGATCAGGGCATGAGCATACCAGTGGGGCCAAATTTGCTAGGCCGCGTGGTCGATCCATTTATGAAGCCCATAGACGGCAAAGGAGCGATCGAGACGACTGAATATATGCCGATCATGAGAGCGCCGATAGATGCGATGAAAAGGGGGCTTATAAATGAGCCATTTAGTGTTGGTATAAAGACGATAGATGGGCTACTTACTTGTGGTAAGGGTCAAAAGCTGGGAATTTTTGCAGGTTCAGGTGTGGGCAAATCAACCCTAATGGGCATGATCGTAAAAAATACGCTAGCACCGATAAAAGTAGTCGCGCTAATAGGCGAGCGCGGCCGTGAGGTACCCGAATTTATCGAAAAAAACCTAGGCGGTGACCTAGAGGGTACGGTCATCATCGTAGCGACCAGCGATGACAGCTCGCTCATGCGAAAGTACGGTGCATTTTGTGCGATGAGCGTGGCTGAGTACTTCAAACAGCAGGGCAACGATGTGCTTTTCATCATGGATAGCGTTACGCGTTTTGCGATGGCACAGCGCGAGATCGGCCTTGCACTTGGCGAGCCACCGACCTCAAAAGGCTATCCACCAAGCTCGCTCACACTCCTGCCACAGCTAATGGAGCGCGCCGGCAAAGAGGAGGGTAAGGGCAGTATCACGGCATTTTTCACCGTGCTAGTCGAGGGCGATGATATGAGCGACCCGATAGCCGACCAAAGCCGCTCTATCCTAGACGGGCACATCGTGCTAAGTCGTGAGCTAACGGATTTTGGAATTTATCCACCTATCAATATCCAAAACTCAGCCTCGCGTGTCATGGGAGATGTGATCAGTAAAGAGCATAAGCTAAATGCGATGAAATTTAAGCGCCTTTACTCGCTTTTAAAAGAAAATGAGGTCTTGCTTCGCATCGGCGCATATCAAAAGGGAAGTGACAAGGAGCTTGACCTTGCGATCTCGAAAAAAGAATTTATGGAGAGTTTCTTGAAACAAAGCTCAGAAGAGGCCTTTGCGCTCGAAGAGGTCGAAGAACTGCTTGATAAGATCAATCAGTAA
- the tig gene encoding trigger factor: MEIKTKALDSVNTLASTTISADAIKSSVEKLAKKAAKTMKVDGFRQGHVPVAVVLKRYEKELTNDAEQDVLRDVVEEAIKQAGKKNDDLIGEPIVSKFDRKDGKIDVELTVSFKPSVDVSGYESLIPEFSNPRVLKKDIDEKKTELLKMIAPLEKIDGKRGLKVGDFAKFDFEGFVDGVAFDGGKAENYVLEIGSNQFIPGFEDGMVGIKAGGEKDIEVKFPENYGAAHLAGKDAVFKVKLHEIQERKIPEKLDEEMLKTLLPNEEKPTEELLDERIKEQIRQEKIYKLINDELKPKFAEAAVEKFKFDVPKNIVEQEIDMQFRNAWSSFTPDDMKKFREDKDALSKKRDEFRKDAENSVRLTFIIDELARVRGVKVSDQEVVQAIYFEAYRSGQDPKAHLDMYRNQGMLPAIKMSMIEEKLFSELFNKEKDEKKASKKEKAE, encoded by the coding sequence ATGGAAATCAAAACAAAAGCTCTAGATAGCGTAAATACTCTAGCAAGCACGACTATAAGTGCAGATGCTATAAAGTCTAGCGTAGAAAAGCTAGCAAAAAAAGCAGCAAAAACTATGAAAGTAGATGGCTTTAGGCAAGGTCACGTTCCAGTTGCTGTTGTATTAAAACGCTACGAGAAAGAGCTAACAAACGACGCTGAACAAGATGTCTTAAGAGATGTAGTAGAAGAGGCTATAAAGCAAGCAGGCAAGAAAAACGATGATCTTATCGGCGAGCCTATCGTTTCAAAATTTGATAGAAAAGATGGTAAGATCGATGTTGAGCTAACAGTTTCATTTAAACCAAGCGTCGATGTGAGCGGCTATGAGAGTTTGATACCTGAGTTTTCAAACCCACGTGTTTTGAAAAAAGATATCGATGAGAAAAAAACTGAACTTCTAAAAATGATAGCTCCACTTGAAAAAATTGATGGCAAAAGAGGTCTAAAAGTTGGCGATTTTGCTAAATTTGACTTTGAAGGCTTTGTTGACGGCGTAGCATTTGATGGTGGCAAGGCTGAAAACTATGTGCTTGAGATCGGCTCAAATCAATTTATCCCAGGCTTTGAAGATGGTATGGTAGGCATAAAAGCTGGTGGCGAAAAAGATATCGAGGTTAAATTCCCAGAAAACTACGGCGCTGCACATTTAGCTGGCAAAGACGCTGTTTTTAAAGTCAAACTTCATGAAATTCAAGAGAGAAAAATTCCTGAAAAACTAGATGAAGAGATGCTTAAAACTCTACTTCCAAATGAAGAAAAACCAACTGAAGAGTTACTTGATGAGCGTATAAAAGAGCAAATCCGCCAAGAGAAAATTTATAAACTTATAAATGATGAGCTTAAGCCAAAATTTGCTGAAGCTGCGGTTGAGAAATTTAAATTTGACGTGCCAAAAAATATTGTCGAGCAAGAGATTGATATGCAGTTTAGAAACGCATGGAGCTCATTTACTCCAGATGATATGAAAAAATTTAGAGAGGACAAAGATGCTCTTTCTAAAAAACGTGACGAGTTTAGAAAAGACGCTGAAAATAGCGTTCGTTTAACTTTCATTATCGATGAGCTAGCTCGCGTAAGAGGCGTAAAAGTAAGCGATCAAGAGGTCGTTCAAGCGATCTATTTTGAGGCGTATAGAAGCGGACAAGATCCAAAAGCACACCTTGATATGTACCGCAATCAAGGCATGCTTCCAGCTATAAAGATGTCAATGATCGAAGAGAAGCTATTTAGCGAGCTTTTCAACAAAGAAAAAGACGAAAAAAAAGCAAGTAAAAAAGAGAAGGCTGAGTAA
- the clpP gene encoding ATP-dependent Clp endopeptidase proteolytic subunit ClpP: MSYYVPVVVERTSRGERSYDIYSRLLKDRIVMLSGEIEDGMAASIVAQLLFLEAEDPDKDIYLYINSPGGVITSGFSIYDTMNYIKPDVCTICIGQAASMGAFLLSCGAPGKRYALPNSRIMIHQPLGGARGQATDIEIQAREILRMKEILNGILAKNTGQKLSKIVKDTERDFFMSSAEAKEYGLVDKILEKSFK, encoded by the coding sequence ATGAGCTATTACGTTCCTGTCGTAGTTGAAAGAACTAGTAGAGGTGAGCGAAGCTATGATATATATTCCCGTCTTTTAAAAGACAGGATCGTTATGCTAAGTGGTGAGATAGAAGACGGCATGGCCGCTTCTATCGTTGCTCAGCTGCTATTTTTAGAGGCTGAGGATCCAGATAAAGATATCTATCTATATATAAACTCACCAGGTGGCGTGATAACAAGTGGCTTTAGTATCTATGACACGATGAACTACATAAAGCCAGACGTTTGCACGATATGCATCGGTCAAGCGGCTAGCATGGGTGCATTTTTGCTAAGCTGTGGCGCACCAGGTAAAAGATATGCATTGCCAAATTCTCGCATCATGATACACCAACCCCTTGGCGGCGCTAGAGGACAAGCGACTGATATCGAGATACAAGCTCGTGAAATTTTGCGTATGAAAGAGATTTTGAATGGAATTTTGGCCAAAAATACAGGTCAAAAGCTAAGTAAGATCGTAAAAGATACTGAGCGTGACTTCTTTATGAGCTCAGCTGAAGCCAAAGAGTACGGACTTGTTGATAAAATTTTGGAGAAAAGTTTTAAATAA
- the def gene encoding peptide deformylase translates to MILEVLSYPNKKLYEVSKEVKIFDEELHKLLDDMYDTMIAKEGIGLAAIQIGVAKRIFIINLANDEGVQDKENLIEIINPKFELREGECVYQEGCLSVPGYYEDVKRNEIVAIKYQDRFGKEQSLKADGLLAIAIQHENDHLDGHLFIEKIGFNKRKKFDKEYKKQKKEKAS, encoded by the coding sequence TTGATCTTAGAGGTTTTATCTTATCCAAATAAAAAACTTTATGAAGTCTCAAAAGAGGTTAAAATTTTTGATGAGGAACTTCACAAACTACTTGATGATATGTATGATACGATGATTGCAAAAGAGGGCATTGGCCTTGCAGCTATTCAGATAGGTGTTGCAAAAAGAATTTTTATTATAAATCTAGCCAATGATGAGGGCGTACAAGATAAAGAAAATTTAATCGAGATCATAAATCCAAAGTTTGAACTACGTGAAGGAGAATGCGTATATCAAGAGGGTTGCCTTAGTGTGCCCGGATATTATGAAGATGTAAAAAGAAATGAGATTGTGGCTATCAAATATCAAGACCGCTTTGGCAAAGAGCAAAGCTTAAAGGCTGATGGGCTTTTAGCTATCGCTATCCAGCATGAAAATGATCATTTAGATGGACATCTTTTTATAGAAAAGATCGGCTTTAATAAACGCAAAAAATTTGATAAGGAATACAAAAAGCAAAAAAAAGAAAAAGCTTCATGA
- a CDS encoding OmpP1/FadL family transporter, with protein MKKVLLSIIATSTLLNAGGYKVPEQSADSLGLAASNVAFSFGADAAYFNPANMMFLDGRHHIEGTLGWFHINKLEFKSDSGKSYKSEKFDSLAGTFSFVTPEIYENWKFGLALAVPAAVGVSWEDPATAFTAKRFKLQVVELNPTVAYRINDKLAVALGARGVYTKGKIASDFGRIGYREIKGDGMGYGYNVALTYRPIEDLSFAVTYRSNVNLELKGHTDADFNGALSPISYHGKTKVEIPLPAQLVLAAGYKFSDFTLLLAFERTYWSKFKGYDFEYMDKGPAHSHPAFARFMDDPVIKNAKDTNTYRLGLAYDVNEKFRLMAGFAYDEDITSSKHTGLELPNTTSKVYSLGVNYKFTPNLEMALGYVYQHRDKKRATGITNSIATKMSGEFDTGTIQILGTTFKYTF; from the coding sequence ATGAAAAAAGTGCTATTAAGCATTATTGCAACATCTACTTTGCTAAATGCTGGAGGTTATAAAGTTCCTGAGCAAAGTGCTGATTCTTTAGGTCTTGCTGCTAGTAACGTAGCCTTTAGTTTTGGGGCTGATGCGGCGTATTTTAACCCTGCAAATATGATGTTTTTAGATGGACGCCATCACATAGAAGGTACCCTTGGCTGGTTTCATATAAATAAGCTTGAGTTTAAAAGTGATAGTGGCAAAAGCTACAAGTCAGAAAAATTTGACTCACTAGCTGGTACATTTAGTTTTGTAACGCCAGAAATTTATGAAAACTGGAAATTCGGTTTAGCTCTTGCCGTTCCTGCTGCTGTTGGTGTATCATGGGAGGATCCAGCTACCGCATTTACCGCTAAAAGGTTTAAGCTGCAAGTTGTTGAACTAAATCCAACCGTAGCTTACCGCATAAACGATAAGCTCGCCGTTGCTCTTGGTGCTAGAGGTGTTTACACCAAAGGTAAGATAGCAAGTGACTTTGGACGAATAGGCTACAGAGAGATAAAAGGCGATGGTATGGGCTATGGCTATAATGTTGCACTTACTTATAGACCTATTGAGGATTTAAGCTTTGCTGTTACTTACCGCTCAAATGTAAATTTAGAACTTAAAGGCCATACAGATGCTGATTTTAACGGAGCGCTATCTCCTATAAGCTATCATGGCAAAACAAAAGTTGAGATCCCACTTCCTGCTCAGCTTGTACTTGCTGCTGGCTATAAATTTAGCGACTTTACTCTTTTACTAGCTTTTGAGAGGACGTATTGGTCTAAATTTAAAGGCTATGACTTTGAATACATGGATAAAGGTCCAGCTCACTCGCATCCAGCTTTTGCAAGATTCATGGACGATCCAGTCATAAAAAATGCAAAAGATACAAATACATATAGACTAGGCCTTGCCTATGATGTCAATGAAAAATTTAGACTAATGGCTGGCTTTGCCTATGATGAAGACATTACAAGTAGTAAGCATACTGGCTTAGAGCTTCCAAATACTACATCTAAGGTGTATTCTCTTGGGGTAAATTATAAATTTACACCAAATCTTGAAATGGCACTTGGATATGTCTATCAACACCGTGATAAGAAGCGTGCGACAGGTATTACCAACAGTATTGCTACAAAAATGTCAGGGGAATTTGATACTGGTACGATCCAAATCCTTGGTACGACTTTTAAATATACATTTTAG
- the folE gene encoding GTP cyclohydrolase I FolE, whose product MQESFENSVKNMLTIIGEDPNREGLIKTPERVFKAFKFLTSGYDEDPKEVLGDALFTSSNNEMVLMRNIEFYSLCEHHLLPIIGRVHVAYIPNGKVVGLSKIPRMVNIYARRLQIQEQMTEQIAKALEDVIAPKGVGVVVEARHMCVEMRGVQKINSTTTTSALRGCFIKNADTRREFFSLINSPRETHF is encoded by the coding sequence ATGCAAGAGAGTTTTGAAAATTCGGTTAAAAACATGCTAACGATAATAGGCGAAGATCCAAATAGAGAAGGCCTTATAAAGACGCCTGAGCGTGTCTTTAAAGCATTTAAATTTCTAACTAGCGGATATGATGAAGATCCAAAAGAGGTTCTTGGTGACGCACTTTTTACTAGCTCAAATAATGAGATGGTTTTGATGCGAAACATCGAATTTTACAGTCTTTGCGAGCACCATTTGTTGCCCATTATCGGCCGAGTGCATGTGGCGTACATCCCAAATGGCAAGGTCGTTGGCCTTAGTAAAATTCCACGCATGGTAAATATCTACGCAAGACGCTTGCAAATTCAAGAGCAGATGACTGAGCAGATCGCAAAAGCACTTGAGGATGTGATCGCTCCAAAAGGCGTTGGTGTCGTCGTTGAGGCTAGACATATGTGCGTTGAGATGAGGGGTGTGCAAAAGATAAACTCAACCACTACAACCTCAGCACTTAGAGGTTGCTTTATCAAAAACGCAGACACAAGGCGAGAATTTTTCTCGCTTATAAATTCTCCTAGGGAAACGCATTTTTGA
- a CDS encoding fatty acid--CoA ligase — protein sequence MRYSYNNFYEILTKVAKENPNQVVLFEEKEKLKYRELKQNIDKVAAYLQLAGVKFGDKVAMAVTNSKEFIISYLAITAIGGIAVPMNTFLKANEFEYIINDCGAKVLFASSSLAKELIALNELEILRKIIWIGAIPKKLQSASKDEYIDTDEEYGESAYLTSTPQISKEDMSKGYENNGLVKNINFIETLNHKYALSITKYPVIDDLMHIIYTSGTTGKPKGAMISYKNIFSNLIGAHDRFIVKKSDRFIVFLPMFHSFTLTAMVLLPIFASASMVLVKSVFPFSNVLKQTLLKRVTVFLGIPAIYTAIGKAKIPWYFRWFNRIRLFVSGAAPLAKQTIDDFRVKFPRATLVEGYGLSECSPVVAANLYDKQKLLSVGPVLDGYEVKIVNDEMMELPVGQIGEIIVKGDCVMQGYYGMPSITDETIINGWLKTGDLGKVDEEGFIYIVDRKKDLIISKGINIYPREIEEVIYKLEAVEATAVIGVKDVHADEEVVAFIQVKDGMDLDEKTVREHLKKNLANFKIPKSIYFAEELPRNATGKVLKRVLKEQIEQMKDKF from the coding sequence ATGCGATACTCTTATAATAATTTTTATGAAATTTTAACCAAAGTAGCAAAGGAAAATCCAAATCAAGTAGTTCTTTTTGAAGAAAAAGAGAAGCTAAAATATCGCGAATTAAAGCAAAATATCGATAAAGTGGCAGCTTATTTGCAACTTGCTGGAGTAAAATTTGGTGATAAAGTAGCTATGGCGGTTACAAACTCGAAAGAATTTATCATCTCATACCTTGCGATAACCGCAATAGGCGGTATTGCAGTGCCTATGAATACTTTTTTAAAAGCAAACGAGTTTGAATATATCATAAATGATTGCGGTGCAAAGGTGCTTTTTGCTTCTAGCTCGCTTGCAAAAGAGTTAATCGCATTAAATGAGCTTGAAATTTTAAGAAAGATAATCTGGATCGGAGCAATACCAAAGAAACTTCAAAGTGCCTCAAAGGATGAATATATAGACACTGACGAAGAGTATGGCGAGAGCGCGTATCTTACTTCAACTCCTCAAATTTCAAAAGAGGATATGAGCAAGGGCTATGAAAATAATGGCCTTGTTAAAAACATAAATTTTATAGAAACTCTAAATCATAAATACGCTCTTAGTATCACAAAGTATCCGGTAATAGATGATTTAATGCATATAATTTACACTTCAGGCACTACTGGCAAGCCAAAAGGCGCGATGATAAGCTATAAAAATATCTTTTCAAATTTAATTGGAGCTCATGATCGTTTCATAGTAAAAAAAAGTGATCGTTTCATAGTCTTTTTACCGATGTTTCATAGTTTTACACTAACTGCAATGGTGTTGCTTCCGATATTTGCGAGCGCTTCGATGGTTCTTGTAAAATCAGTATTTCCATTTTCAAATGTACTAAAACAAACTTTACTAAAGCGTGTAACTGTATTTTTGGGAATCCCAGCCATCTATACAGCTATCGGTAAGGCTAAAATTCCTTGGTATTTTAGATGGTTTAACCGCATTAGATTATTTGTAAGTGGTGCAGCTCCGCTTGCAAAGCAGACGATAGATGACTTTAGAGTGAAATTTCCGCGTGCAACACTTGTTGAGGGATATGGACTTAGCGAATGCTCGCCAGTCGTAGCTGCAAATTTATATGATAAACAAAAGCTTTTAAGTGTAGGGCCTGTGCTTGATGGTTATGAGGTAAAGATCGTAAATGATGAGATGATGGAGCTTCCAGTTGGCCAGATAGGCGAGATCATTGTAAAGGGCGACTGCGTTATGCAAGGCTACTATGGTATGCCAAGCATCACTGATGAGACCATAATAAATGGCTGGTTAAAGACCGGAGATCTTGGCAAAGTCGATGAAGAGGGCTTTATCTATATCGTTGATCGTAAAAAAGACCTCATCATATCAAAGGGCATTAATATCTATCCGCGTGAGATAGAAGAAGTCATTTACAAACTTGAAGCAGTTGAAGCAACAGCGGTAATTGGCGTAAAAGATGTACATGCTGATGAAGAGGTCGTTGCTTTCATACAAGTAAAAGATGGCATGGATCTTGATGAAAAAACAGTAAGAGAGCATTTGAAGAAAAATTTAGCGAATTTCAAGATACCAAAGAGTATCTATTTTGCCGAAGAGTTGCCTAGAAATGCCACTGGTAAGGTGCTAAAACGTGTATTAAAAGAACAAATAGAGCAGATGAAGGATAAATTTTAG
- a CDS encoding GGDEF domain-containing protein, giving the protein MIKIDNAPDPKKKAVELKHILEKEKVDIYKFSENVLHELSDDNVPSTPNNYSIYFEKMLDGQPDEFRKEIGDMIVINSEISVPSGSNISIEKEIKQGFIQIKSMLQAVVLIYKNLGIMRGLVQKRMDALKNNTNILALQNVLSAFNHDLIKLNSLMDKHLDVIKVSYDEVAKMLKSIEEQSIYDTTYDVYNKKFLVATVQSEVEAVKRYGYNASFLLVRAKDRFTNRVKNLKERNNMYKAISQLLLRTSRRSDIVAHYGDGCFAMVMKYTDENGTKQAGSRILNMLSSIPWKIDGEECKLDIQVVSSMITKTRSAEELISYSLDQLILTQDDEQPIFLGE; this is encoded by the coding sequence GTGATAAAGATAGATAATGCACCAGACCCTAAGAAAAAAGCGGTTGAGTTAAAACATATTCTAGAAAAAGAAAAGGTAGATATATACAAATTTTCAGAAAATGTTTTGCATGAATTAAGTGACGATAATGTTCCATCTACGCCAAACAATTACTCTATTTATTTTGAGAAAATGCTTGATGGACAGCCTGATGAATTTAGAAAAGAGATCGGTGATATGATAGTTATAAATTCCGAGATCTCAGTACCATCAGGCAGTAATATCTCTATTGAAAAAGAGATAAAGCAAGGATTTATCCAGATAAAAAGTATGCTTCAAGCCGTGGTGCTAATCTATAAAAATTTAGGCATCATGAGAGGCCTAGTGCAAAAGCGTATGGATGCACTCAAAAACAATACAAATATCCTAGCTCTTCAAAATGTTTTAAGCGCATTTAATCATGACCTAATAAAATTAAACAGCCTTATGGATAAACATCTTGATGTCATTAAAGTAAGCTATGACGAAGTAGCCAAGATGCTTAAATCTATTGAAGAGCAGTCGATTTATGATACGACATATGACGTTTATAATAAAAAATTTCTAGTAGCCACAGTGCAAAGTGAAGTAGAAGCCGTTAAAAGATATGGCTATAACGCATCGTTTTTACTAGTAAGAGCAAAAGATAGATTTACAAATCGTGTTAAAAATTTAAAAGAGCGAAACAATATGTATAAAGCTATATCACAGCTTCTTTTAAGAACTTCTAGAAGAAGTGATATAGTAGCTCATTACGGTGATGGCTGTTTTGCTATGGTTATGAAATATACTGATGAAAATGGCACAAAACAAGCCGGTAGCAGAATTTTAAATATGCTTTCATCTATACCTTGGAAGATAGATGGTGAAGAGTGCAAGCTTGATATCCAAGTGGTTTCAAGCATGATAACAAAAACAAGAAGTGCTGAAGAATTAATCTCTTACTCGTTAGATCAACTAATACTAACACAAGATGATGAGCAGCCTATATTTTTGGGTGAATAA